The Actinomycetota bacterium region GGTGCCCGGCCAGGGCCGGGACGGCGCCTACTCGGTCAGCGCCAGCAAGACCGTGAACGTGCCGGTCGAATCGTTGTTCCGGGCGGTGGACGACGCCGAGATGCGTTCACGGTGGCTGCCGCAGGACCTCCTGGAGATCACCACCTCGTCGCCCCACAAGTCGATCCGGGGCAGGTGGGACGGGGGCGACGGCCGGGTCGCCATCGGGTTCGTCGCCAAGGCAGAGGGCAAGAGCCAGATCGCACTGGCCCACGAAAAGCTGGCCGACCCCGGGTCGGCCCGCCGGATGAAGGCCTTCTGGGCGGAGCGCCTCAACGAGCTCAAGCGGCTGCTTGAAAGTTGAGCCGGGAGGCGGCCGGCGCCCTTTCGGCCCCGAATGAACTGAGAATTCTCTAATTTTCTTTGGCCTCTATTTAACTTAGTCGGCCCTCCTGCCGATACATGCGCTGTCTTAGCCCTCCGAAAGGCAGCTAAATGAACGGTCCGACCGACCTCTTGCCAAACGCGTCCCGAATCCTCGGATTCCGCAGGTTTCTCCTGGTGACCATGCTGATCTCGGTCGTCGCAACCCTTGCACCGAGCGCCCCTGCGCTCGCCGTGAGTCCCAAAGCGGCTGAGGCCGAGCGGATAAAGGATCTGTGCCGGAGGAACGGGCTGAAGGTCGTCGAGAAGGCAACCGCCCAGTGCAGCCACGGCGAGGACCCGCCCCCCCACGGCAAACAAATTCACAAGTCGGTCAAGCCGGTTGCGATAGCCCCCGCCGCCGAGTTCGGCGCCGCCGCATCTGAGGGGACCCAGCTGACGCCGGGCGCCCCGAACTTCACCTGCGACGGGGACGGCACCACAGGTTTCCGCACCCAGGTGGTCTACGTCCGTGCCTCCGACAGGGCGGACCGCTACGCCACCTACAAAGCGTCGTTCCTCCAGTGGGCGTGGGAGGCCGACCAGATCTACCGGATGAGCGCCCAGGACACCGGCGGCCTCCGCCGCATCCGGTTCGTCCACGACAACACCTGCACCCCTACCGTCTTGAACCTGACGCTGTCGGCAAGCGGTGACGACAACCTCAGCGCCACGATCTCGCAGCTGGAACAGGCCGGTTACGACCGCACCGACCGCAAGTACATGATCTTCATGGACGCCAACGTCCTGTGCGGGGTCGGCACCATGGTCGGCGACGACCGCCCGGGCGCCGAGAACTGGAACAACCAGGGACCGGACTACGCCCGCATCGACTCCGGCTGCTGGAGCGGCGACATCGCAGCCCACGAGCATATGCACACCATGGGAGGAGTCCAGAACTCCGCCCCCCACGGAAGCGGAGGAAACCACTGCACCGACGAGTACGACGTCATGTGCTACTCCGACTCCCCCAACTACCCGTCCATGCAGATCGCCTGCCCCACCACCAGCCGGGACTGGAGCCGGTTCGACTGCAACTACGACGACTACTTCCACAGCAGTCCGCCGTCCGGCAGCTACCTGGCGACCAAGTGGAACACTGCGAACAACCGGTTCCTCGCCTCAGACGGCGGCGGCTCGGCTCCGGTGTGCCCCGACCAGTCCTCCGAGCCGGACGAGACCTACGCCACAGCTCGCCCGCTGACCACCGGCGTTGCCGCCGCCCGGACCTTCTGCCTCGCCGGGGACCAGGATTGGATGTACTTCCAGGCGACGGCCAACCAGCGATACCGGGTCGAGATCGTCAACCACGCCGCGCCGATCACCCCCGCCATCGAGGTCTACGCCGGCAATGGCAGAAAGATGCTGGCATCGAACGTGCCCGCCCCGGGAGGTCACGCGGTGGTCGAACTCCGCGCCCGCACCGGTGGAGCGCATTATCTAAAGGTCTTCAACACGCCCGCCACCTTCACCCCGGCGGTCACCAACGTCTACAGCATCAAGGTCTCCGACGCGTCCCAGTCGGGGTCGGCGGTCGGCGGCTTCGGCTACAACGCCTACAGCCAGCTCGGAGGGAGTCCGGCAGAGGCGATCAAGGCGCTTCCGGGGATCTCGTTCAACGCCGGTGCGGTCCAGGTCGCCGGCGGGCTTCTTCACAGCGCCGCTGCCATGAGCGACGGCACCGTTCGCACCTGGGGCTGGAACGCCTACGGCCAGCTGGGCAACGCGACGTTGCTCGACAGCTCCACGCAGGTCCAGCCCACCGGCCTGACCGGCGTAGCTTCGGTCTCCGCAGGTTACCTGCACACGGTCGCCTTGAAGAAGGACGGCACGGTTTGGGCGTGGGGCTGGAACGGAGTCGGGCAGTTGGGAGACGGCACCACCGTCGACCGGACGGTCCCCGTGAAGGTCGCAGGCCTGACCGACATCGTCGAGGTCTCCGCAGGTTGGTTCCACAACCTGGCGATCAAGCGGGATGGGACGGTCTGGGCCTGGGGCTTCAACGCCTTTTCGATGATCGGCGACGGCACCACCGTCGACCGGCCCGTTCCGGTCAAGCTCGGCCTGACCAAGGTGACCTCGGTGGCCGCCGGGGGCTATCACAGCCTGGCGACGCTCGAGGACGGTACCGCTCGGGCATGGGGCTGGAACGGATACGGCCAGCTCGGCGACCGCTCCCGAACCACCCGCACGGTTCCTGTCAGCGTTTTCGGCCTTACGAACACCTACCGGGTCAGCGCAGGCTGGACCCACTCGGTGGCGCTTCGGAACGACGGGTCCGTTCTGGCGTGGGGAATCAACGCCCAGCAGCAGGCGGGCGGCGCAGTGAGCCCCGACAGAGTCACGCCGGTCACGATCAACTGCGGCAGCAACGCTGCCTGCCCCAAGGTGACGGGCACCCAGTTCCTCGGAAAGATCGCCTGGATATCGTCGAACAGCTCACTGCACAACCTGGCGCTGGCGGAAGACGGGACGGTCTGGAGCTGGGGCTGGAACGCCCTGGGCCAGCTGGGCGACGGTAGCCTGGTGGACTCCGGCGTTGCGGTCAAGGCCGCGACGACGGCCAACGACGTCGGCGCCGGCTTCTATCACAGTCTCTACCGGTCCTGACCCGTGAAAGGCAGGCTCTCCCACGCCGTCGACACCCTCTGCCGGTTCCTGGAGTCGAGTCTCGGGCTGTTGCGGTAAACGGCGTTAGGGTGGTCCCTCGAAATCCAGTCCTGCAGAAAGGGGCCCCATGGAACACACCAGAGCCGAGGACATCCCCTGGGAGCCGGCGCCGGCAGACCACTTCACCGGGAAGGTCTTCTTCGGCCCCCTGAGCCACGCCACGCCGGACGGCCTGAACGCCCTGGCCGTCCAGTTCGAGCCCGGGGCGCGCACCGACTGGCACACCCACCCGGACGGCCAGGTGCTTTACGTGGTCAACGGCGCCGGGATCGTGCAGAAGGACGACGGGACGACGGCTGAGTTCTCGGCCGGCGACGTGGTCTACGCCCCCCCGGGCGAGCGGCACTGGCACGGGGCCCGGCCGAACAGCCCGATGACGCACCTGTCGCTGACCACCGGCGGCGCCACCGAGTGGCTGGAAGACAAGGTTTCCGAAGAGCAGTACAACAGCCGTCCGGAGTAGGACCTACCTCCGAACCGCAGCGATCCTCTGGACGGCCGCCGGTTTGGGCTCTTCGACCTGAAGGTCCTCGTACGCCACGACCTGAAGTGCCGGGCGGGCGACGTCCAGCAGCTCGCCCGGCTCCAGCAGAAAGTCGGGGTTCTTCGGGGTGCCGAACCGCTCGTTGCCCCGGGCAAAGGTTTCGTAGATGAGGGCCCCGCCCGGCCCAACAGCTTCTACGAGGTTCCCCAGCACCGGCCGGTACAGGTAGTTCGCCACCACGACCGCCCCGAAGGTGCGGCCCGCAAACGGGAACGGTCCGCCGTCCTCCAGGTCGAGCTCGTGACTTTCGATCGACGGGTTCCCCCGAAGGTCCTCGATCCCCCGGAGGTCCCGGTCCACCGCAACCACCGGGTGGCCGCGTTCGGCAAAGAAACGGGTGTGCCTGCCGGCGCCGCAGGCGAGGTCCAGCACTGTGGAGCCTGGCGGCACCAGGCCGGCGAACCTGACCACCCACGCCGAGGGAGGTGAACCTCGATGCCAGCCTTTAGGGGTTGGTGCGGAGCTCGAATCGGAGTCCATGAGGCACTGTAGCGCCTCGGTTCAACAGAGGCCGAGCAGCTCTGAAAGACCCAGCAGGCTGAGCAGCGAACCCAAGCCGGCGCAACCCCCGTTCGCCTGGGGCTCGGCGGTTTCAACCGGCAACTCATTCGCCGGCACGATGCCCTGTGGAACGAGCTCGAGGGTTCCCGCCGGAGGAGGCGCCAAAGCCCCACCGGGAGCGGCGGCCTGTGGGGGCTGGACGGTTTCCGTTGTCCCCGGAACACCCGCGGTCCCCGGCGTCCCGGCGGTCCCCGGTGTCCCGGCGGTTCCCGGGGAGCCCACTACAGAAGTTCCGGCAGACCCCGCGGCACCGGCGCCGCCTACCGAGCTCCCCCCCGGAGCGCCGTTGCAGCCGCCGGTACAGGAGCTGGAGCCCCCGTTGGCGCCCGGCGTCCCGGCGCCGCCGGAGCCCCCTGCACCGCCGGCCAGCCCGCCGATCGACCCACCGGCGCCCCCGTCCGCACCCGAAGCCCCGGAGCCCGGGTGCCCGGCGGCTCCGAAGACGCTGCTACCGAACCTTGCCGGGGAACAGTCTGAGCCGCAGTGCGCCTCGTCTGAGAGGGTGAACGCTGCGAACACCGTTGCCGCGACGGCCAGCAGGAACAGGATTCCAACAACCGGAGTGAGCCTCAAAGAGGCGTTTCTTCCCATGGCCTGGCGGACCCCTCAGTGAATCTGCAGCGTGAAGTGGGGGGACATTGTAGGCAAGCCGGGAAAAAATAGATAGAGGGAAATCTGCAGCCGCGGGATCTTCCAGGCTTAGTCGATCACCCGGACGAACAGCCGGCCGTCGGGGGTGCGGCACTGCTCGGGGTAGGACTCCATGACCGGGTAGCCGGCGGCGGCACACTGCTCGAAGTTACGGATGCCGCTGAACGCCGACGGCGGGTCGACCATTACGGTTGGCTC contains the following coding sequences:
- a CDS encoding class I SAM-dependent methyltransferase gives rise to the protein MDSDSSSAPTPKGWHRGSPPSAWVVRFAGLVPPGSTVLDLACGAGRHTRFFAERGHPVVAVDRDLRGIEDLRGNPSIESHELDLEDGGPFPFAGRTFGAVVVANYLYRPVLGNLVEAVGPGGALIYETFARGNERFGTPKNPDFLLEPGELLDVARPALQVVAYEDLQVEEPKPAAVQRIAAVRR
- a CDS encoding cupin domain-containing protein codes for the protein MEHTRAEDIPWEPAPADHFTGKVFFGPLSHATPDGLNALAVQFEPGARTDWHTHPDGQVLYVVNGAGIVQKDDGTTAEFSAGDVVYAPPGERHWHGARPNSPMTHLSLTTGGATEWLEDKVSEEQYNSRPE